The Mucilaginibacter mallensis genome has a segment encoding these proteins:
- a CDS encoding KUP/HAK/KT family potassium transporter, with protein MNPHLKKVTAAGLLITLGIIFGDIGTSPLYVFQTLLTEGAKDSTINEAFVLGCISCIFWTLTLQTTFKYIFITLQADNKGEGGIFSLYALVRRYGKWLAIPAIIGAGTLLADGIITPPISVTSAIEGLSNVPSLASKFVPGNTLIIGIVIGIILLLFFFQQFGTKVVGSAFGPVMLMWFLMIGLLGSLQLAHNLSILKALSPYYGAKLLIEHPHGFWLLGAVFLCTTGAEALYSDLGHCGRKNIQMSWIFVKITLLLNYMGQAAWVLTQPANTNYSGINPFYQIVPNPHLLMIPCVALATLATIIASQALISGSFTLISEAVSMNFWPRITIKYPSNVRGQIYIPSINWLLCFGCVAVTLYFQTSEHMTAAYGFSITIAMLMTTILMYYFMRYVKHWPIWLVTIILCVFLCVEFSFFITNAAKLLKRIFFVFFEIGLIFTMYVWFRARKINNRFLHFIDLKDQIPMLNALSADETIPKYSSQLIYLTKANNSRQIEEKVIYSIMSRSPKRADTYWFIHIDTTDEPYTMEYSVDQVEHGKIIRVDFRLGFRIQPRVNVLFRKVVEDMVARGELDITSKYESLKQFKVVSDFRFVILEKFLSYNNLFSISESFILNSYFSIKKLAQSEAKAFGLDTSETYVEKIPLVVKPVSNILLKRVDPVTLEPVH; from the coding sequence TCCAAACCCTGTTAACGGAGGGCGCGAAGGACAGCACAATTAACGAGGCCTTTGTATTAGGCTGTATTTCCTGTATATTCTGGACACTAACCCTGCAAACCACCTTTAAATATATCTTCATCACCCTACAAGCCGATAACAAAGGTGAAGGTGGTATATTTTCACTATATGCCCTGGTTAGGCGTTATGGTAAATGGCTGGCTATACCCGCAATAATTGGCGCAGGTACATTACTGGCCGATGGTATTATCACTCCCCCAATATCCGTTACCTCGGCAATTGAAGGGTTAAGCAACGTACCGTCATTAGCATCCAAATTTGTGCCGGGCAATACCCTTATTATAGGTATTGTTATTGGTATTATACTGCTATTGTTCTTCTTCCAGCAATTTGGCACAAAGGTAGTAGGCTCGGCCTTTGGCCCTGTTATGCTGATGTGGTTTTTAATGATAGGTCTTTTAGGCTCCTTACAACTGGCGCATAATCTTTCTATTTTAAAGGCGCTAAGCCCCTATTATGGTGCAAAATTACTGATTGAACATCCGCATGGTTTCTGGCTTTTAGGCGCGGTATTCTTATGTACCACTGGTGCTGAGGCATTATATTCGGATCTTGGGCATTGCGGCCGCAAAAACATCCAGATGAGCTGGATATTTGTAAAAATCACCTTATTATTAAATTACATGGGGCAGGCGGCCTGGGTTTTAACACAACCGGCCAATACAAACTACTCGGGCATTAACCCATTTTACCAGATAGTGCCCAACCCGCATCTATTAATGATTCCATGCGTTGCTTTAGCTACCCTGGCCACCATTATTGCCAGCCAGGCACTCATCAGCGGATCATTCACTTTAATTAGTGAGGCAGTGAGCATGAACTTCTGGCCGCGTATCACCATAAAATATCCATCAAACGTTCGCGGGCAGATTTATATACCCAGCATTAACTGGTTACTGTGTTTTGGTTGTGTGGCCGTAACATTGTACTTCCAAACATCAGAGCACATGACAGCTGCCTATGGTTTCTCCATCACCATAGCCATGCTCATGACCACTATTTTAATGTATTACTTTATGCGCTATGTAAAACACTGGCCTATATGGCTGGTAACCATTATACTGTGCGTGTTTTTATGTGTAGAGTTTAGTTTCTTTATAACAAACGCAGCTAAATTATTGAAACGTATATTCTTTGTCTTCTTTGAAATAGGGTTGATATTTACCATGTATGTTTGGTTCAGGGCACGTAAGATCAATAACCGTTTCTTGCATTTTATCGATCTTAAAGACCAGATCCCGATGCTGAACGCCTTAAGCGCTGATGAAACTATCCCTAAATATTCAAGTCAGCTTATTTATTTAACCAAGGCAAACAACAGCAGGCAGATAGAGGAAAAGGTAATTTACTCTATCATGAGCCGGAGCCCAAAACGTGCCGATACTTATTGGTTTATCCATATTGACACTACAGATGAGCCTTATACCATGGAATACAGTGTTGACCAGGTAGAACACGGCAAGATCATCAGGGTTGATTTCCGACTCGGTTTCCGTATACAGCCAAGGGTTAACGTATTGTTCAGAAAAGTAGTTGAGGATATGGTTGCCCGCGGCGAACTGGATATTACCAGCAAGTACGAATCACTTAAGCAGTTTAAAGTAGTTTCCGACTTCCGTTTTGTGATACTGGAGAAATTCCTGTCATACAATAACCTGTTCAGTATATCTGAATCGTTTATATTGAACAGTTATTTCAGTATTAAGAAACTGGCCCAAAGCGAAGCAAAAGCATTCGGTTTGGATACCAGCGAAACTTATGTTGAGAAGATTCCGTTAGTAGTAAAACCGGTAAGCAACATCCTGCTAAAAAGAGTTGACCCGGTAACTTTGGAACCGGTACATTAA
- a CDS encoding YdcF family protein, producing the protein MYFILSKVLLFLLFPLLWVFALVIAGLVTKNKKRKKRLFISSVVLLFLLSNSFLFNEFATLWGYQPYSGNEKYSCAIVLGGFSSADKNGNGYFNESADRFIQGVRLLETGRVKRILITGGNGNLIAGNYREGTWTKEQLKDLNIPDSSILIESNSRNTIENADFSKRILLANHVQPPYLLVTSDFHMRRSMMIFKKHGLDVVAYPCNYMAGHGDISIASFLIPDANALDGWSIYLKEIVGYVVDYWK; encoded by the coding sequence ATGTACTTCATCCTTTCCAAAGTTTTACTTTTCCTGCTTTTTCCTTTGTTATGGGTTTTCGCATTGGTTATTGCGGGGCTCGTAACTAAAAATAAGAAACGCAAAAAGCGATTGTTTATATCATCTGTTGTTTTACTTTTTCTGCTTTCTAACTCCTTTTTATTTAATGAATTTGCAACACTGTGGGGTTACCAGCCTTATTCCGGAAATGAAAAATATAGTTGTGCCATTGTATTAGGTGGCTTTTCATCGGCGGATAAAAACGGTAACGGTTATTTTAATGAAAGCGCCGACCGATTTATACAGGGTGTGAGGCTGCTGGAAACAGGCAGAGTAAAGCGGATACTAATAACGGGCGGCAACGGTAATCTGATCGCAGGTAATTACCGTGAAGGTACCTGGACAAAAGAGCAATTAAAGGATCTTAATATTCCTGATAGCAGTATACTGATAGAAAGTAATTCACGGAATACCATTGAGAATGCAGATTTTTCAAAAAGAATACTCCTGGCAAATCATGTGCAGCCACCTTATTTATTGGTTACTTCTGATTTTCACATGAGGCGCTCCATGATGATATTTAAAAAACACGGATTAGATGTAGTGGCCTATCCATGCAATTACATGGCTGGGCATGGCGATATTAGTATAGCCAGTTTCCTTATTCCGGATGCCAACGCCCTGGATGGGTGGAGCATCTACCTGAAAGAAATAGTAGGCTATGTGGTTGATTATTGGAAATAG
- a CDS encoding SDR family oxidoreductase, whose product MKKVILVTGASSGLGLATAKALQAQGHTVYGTSRDAKKIKDVPFKPLSMDVTDDASVQTAIDTIIKAEGKIDVLVNNAGNGITGPLYAMPVDIAKKQFEVNFFGVVRVSSAVLPGMIEKKQGLVINIGSLAGLFGLPYQGLYSASKFAIEGYSESLRMELQNTGVKVVVVNPGDFKTDFTASREKAPFPLKNEQLNKEYDAAVAAMEKDESIGADPSKLADQICKIVGKSSPKHSYLVGAIGQTIVPTLKAILPGGVFVKLMNDHYGIK is encoded by the coding sequence ATGAAGAAAGTAATTCTGGTTACGGGAGCCTCATCAGGTTTAGGTTTAGCTACGGCAAAAGCGCTGCAGGCCCAGGGCCATACGGTTTACGGAACCTCCCGCGACGCGAAAAAAATTAAAGACGTACCGTTTAAACCACTTAGCATGGATGTTACCGATGATGCATCGGTACAAACAGCCATTGATACTATTATTAAAGCCGAAGGTAAAATTGATGTACTGGTTAACAATGCAGGTAATGGCATAACCGGTCCGCTATATGCTATGCCTGTTGATATTGCTAAAAAACAATTTGAGGTTAACTTTTTTGGCGTAGTGCGTGTAAGCAGCGCGGTATTACCGGGGATGATTGAAAAGAAACAGGGGTTAGTTATAAACATAGGTTCATTAGCAGGTTTATTTGGCCTGCCTTACCAGGGGTTATACAGCGCGTCGAAATTTGCTATTGAAGGTTACTCTGAAAGCCTGCGTATGGAGCTGCAAAATACAGGTGTTAAAGTGGTAGTGGTAAATCCGGGTGATTTTAAGACTGACTTTACCGCCAGTCGCGAAAAAGCACCATTCCCATTAAAAAACGAGCAGCTAAATAAAGAATACGATGCAGCCGTGGCAGCCATGGAAAAAGATGAAAGCATTGGTGCTGATCCATCAAAATTGGCTGACCAAATTTGCAAGATAGTTGGCAAATCAAGCCCTAAACATAGTTACTTAGTTGGTGCTATTGGTCAAACCATTGTGCCCACGTTAAAAGCAATTTTGCCTGGTGGTGTGTTTGTTAAGCTGATGAATGACCATTACGGTATAAAATAG